From the genome of Phytohabitans rumicis, one region includes:
- a CDS encoding GntR family transcriptional regulator: MNPVSELIRVDRSSPVPLYFQVAQRLEELIESGQLVPGTRLENEVSLADQLGLSRPTMRQAIQYLVDKGLLVRKRGVGTQVVHAKVRRTVELTSLYDDLDRTHQQPRTDVLSLAETTAPDEVAVALVLPTGAPVLAIERLRYAQGEPLAVMRNFLPSGLFPLTIEDLRARGLYQLMRAAGINLRLADQTIGARRATAAEAKALGEVRGAPLLTMARTAYDDAGRAVEYGQHAYRASHYSFELTLVAR, encoded by the coding sequence GTGAACCCCGTAAGCGAGCTGATCCGGGTCGACCGCTCCAGCCCTGTGCCGCTGTACTTCCAGGTGGCGCAGCGGCTGGAGGAGCTGATCGAGTCGGGCCAGCTGGTGCCGGGCACCCGGCTGGAAAACGAGGTCTCTCTCGCCGACCAGCTCGGGCTGTCCCGGCCCACCATGCGCCAGGCCATCCAGTACCTCGTCGACAAGGGGCTGCTGGTCCGCAAGCGCGGCGTGGGCACCCAGGTCGTGCACGCCAAGGTGCGCCGCACCGTCGAGCTGACCAGCCTGTACGACGACCTGGACCGCACCCACCAGCAGCCGCGCACGGACGTGCTGTCGCTGGCGGAGACCACCGCCCCGGACGAGGTGGCGGTGGCGCTGGTCCTGCCCACCGGCGCGCCGGTGCTGGCCATCGAGCGGCTCCGGTACGCCCAGGGCGAGCCGCTGGCGGTCATGCGCAACTTCCTGCCCTCCGGGCTTTTCCCGCTGACCATCGAGGATCTGCGCGCGCGCGGGCTGTACCAGCTCATGCGGGCGGCCGGGATCAACCTGCGGCTGGCCGACCAGACCATCGGCGCCCGCCGCGCCACCGCCGCGGAGGCCAAGGCCCTCGGCGAGGTGCGCGGCGCGCCGCTGCTCACGATGGCCCGCACCGCGTACGACGACGCGGGGCGGGCGGTGGAGTACGGCCAGCACGCGTACCGGGCCTCGCACTACAGCTTCGAGCTGACCTTAGTGGCGCGGTGA